The Ipomoea triloba cultivar NCNSP0323 chromosome 4, ASM357664v1 DNA segment AAAAACTTGCTAGAAAAACCATGTGAGAAAAACCTAGACAAAACCCAGACAATAAAAGAGTCCAGGGTACATGAATGGCATATTCAAATACAGAAAAACcatgtgggaaaaacctagacaaaATCCATACAATAAAAGAGTCCAGGGTACATGAATAGTATATTCAAATactttcatgcctcgttaaaaacttcactaggaaaaccacgtgggaaaaacctagttgaagaaaatagtacatgatatttataaactcatatatagttctagttgcctcattaaaaactttatattaagaaaacccagtggagAATAACTCAGttaaggaaaagagtacaactaTAATTTTTGcgtttaatcttcaggatttgcaAGAGTTGTTGGTCTTCTGgaccaataatttatgtgtatgttgctccccctgaagacaacaTCCTTTCTGAttgtctcgttaaaaaccttaacttaagaaaacccaatgggaaaaacttagttaagggaagaagagtacaatcataagtcttcagggcataatcttcaggatttcggGATTtttctatttaagtatttatttgcaactttctccCCGTTTATTAtttcatactcatgcctcgttaaaaaccacactagaaaaacctAATGGGAAAATTatagtgaggaaaagagtatatggtatatatgtattcatatgTTGCTAAAGTACAACTTGTTAGTCGCATAAGActcaatcttcaggattgttttaagtaaatgtagtccgcatctccccctgaagataataATCTTCAATATCTACATTGCTTAAAGTAGAATAACTGTTTCAAAAAGGATCGTAGCTGAGATGATATgacaatcttcaggattgtcaTTATAAGTTAACATGCAATGATTCTCGTGACTCTTCTGGAGTGTATGTGGGTTGAATATAGCCAATATTCCTTAACCATACCCACTTAAAAACACACTTTTATTGACTTCCCATAAGTCAGTGGAGGTAGAACACACATAACTAACTTGAAATGGATATCAAAAGGAGTCATTACCAAGTGATCTATGAGAAAAACACACATTGGTTTATCACATAAACTTTACTAGAGGATATTTGGAGCACTAGGAGTTATAAGTGATTCCATTGTAAGGACAATGTCAGTCCTAATATTATCACGGAACTTTTGGTTCTTCCGTAGTGGTCcaataataatgaagtaatggacttcaAGTCCCAAGATGTCCTCAGTATCATTTTTGAGTTTAAACGGttcctcatcttcttcaagagatataaccgttagtgtgataagtcgATCATACTTAGCCATATGAAATGCGTTAAAGACATCTTTCTAAAAATAGACTGATTGCTGTATATAATTCctttcaaggaaatactcgatctgcaggtcgagataatacttggttATCCAAGtcctttttatttctaaaattcgTCTTTTGAGCTAGTACAATTAAGCTCTTTTACGATATTTATAACACCATCATAGGTTGAGATAATGATTAGTAGCCCCTCAATAGGTACTAAcggtatattttgatttttacattttcctgcTTCAGGAGGAAATTATTCAGTTAATTGCTTTACGATTTAAGTAAAACTTTTGTACTTCAACAACAAAGATGTTGTAATATTTATCGTATTTAGTAATTCTATGCTCATTTACAACTCAATAAAGAACacttatggtacatattatcccTTCGAAATGAGGGTAATAACTCCATTCGTAATTCTTTAAAGAAGTCATAATGACACATAATTTCTTCTTCAAAAGGAGAATTACTTAGTCAATTATGATATGTGCTAAGGTCATATAAAGACCATACCGTCCAGTGACCTTATTGTCATATGGTCACAACCTTATTGTCATATGggagatttgattaaaaattaatcAAGGGTCTCTGCGTGATCCCATGTGCTACAAACACTCACTATTATATCACCTCGTCAATTTCTCTTTCATACAAACACTCATTTGTAACCAGCAGGGTTAATAATGTTCAATGGTGTACATTTTATCAAGAGAATCTATTTTAGCTAGTCGAGCTATGCCTTAATtgttcctttaaatattaaataatgaggatgcttcTGGCACCTCACttggatccagtttatttaaatgagcaacTATATAGACGATTATGTTGTCGACAGTTTAAAATTTTCTCCCAAAATCATAACAATTTTTAATCAGATTGTTGACATTTCCCAGTATTAAGATCTGGTTGTTCTAcatccctagtattatgtttgtttggtgcaccttactagggtttttGTCTTCTGGACGAATGTCTTCaagacataatttttttaaggcaAAAGTGGCAATGCTTCTTTGCTAGATCTAGTGTTATGTTTCATATCTTTTAAACCGATAGATTTCCTACACTTCTAGTATCAAGAAGTATcgagatatatattatttggtctAGTTTTGGGGTTTATCTGGGACCTTGTCACTTTTCTTTCTGATCAAcatgatcagtgtatatatatacattataggtatatatatttggcagattatttgctaatatcTCAAATAGATTATCTTCTGAACTTCGAGTTCAGTCTTACTAGTACGTGGATTATAATGAAGATCATTCAATTTCATGAGATTTCTCGGCATTTAAATTTGggtatatctccccctaatgccgtgaaacaGATCTTCAATATGCAGTCAGCATATCTATTGACTACCTATCATGGGCtctatgttatatatatatatatatatatatatatatatatatatatatatatatatagcccatAAAGATACGCAAAGGTGGTGATATAATAATTGGACTGCATACTAAGAATATGGACGCAGAATGGGAAATAGTTTACCTAGGTTGATGGGGGATTTGATATTGATATGCAGTGAGGTagatttgaattaaaatatatcaagtatgatGTCTCCAAAAACATCAATACATGTGTGGTCTTATCATAACATTTTGGCACATCAAATGATAATCATAAGTACGGAATGATTCTTCAAAAATGCCAAAATAGctttaataaaactaaagcaaTGAGTATCAAAGGACATATCGTATAAGAGGATAATTTGGTTTGACCCAGATGTATATAACATCGAGATATCAgaacaaattttgaatttcttaTTCCTCTTCTTGCAACCAGGATGATCTTACTACAGATCATTCATATCGGGATGAACTATCACCATTGAGGAATAGTGATCTTCAGCTGAACATAGATTATGCATCCGTTCAAGATATTGAGGATCTTGCAACAGAATTACTATTGTATTTTATAGCGCCTTCTAGGATAAATTTTGGATTATGATAAGGTATTTTCATGTTATGAATTGTTTTGTCATGAAAACCAATTAGCATAATGTTATTAAATCGGGAGAGTAAAAGTGAGGCTATACCGGAGTTCACAAAAGGAAATCTTATTAAGAAGTGGTTAGAGGTTTGGATATAAAGAGCatttaaaaagggaaaatgtaGGTCAGTAATATAATATGACCAACAAGAGTGTGTGCTTCAGGCAATGCAACTTAGTGGGATTCAACAATTTATGTTTCAACAAAATGTTTCGGGGTGTGACACACACGTGAACATTGCCTTTTATATCCACACGTGAAACATACTTTGTTGCTGGGCCAAAAGTTATATGAGGTTTGCCCTGGATTATTTGGATAACAGAAGTTTGGGGCACAATTGTGTATGACTGATTAAATTCAGTCACTAAAATCTTTAAAGCTTGTAGGCAGTCAAATTGCGTCTTTAGGAAAAGGAATCCTTCAGGGATTTCTAGAAGGCACAGGGGTCCTCTACAGAAAGATATGCATTTGTTAGGGGTGGCGTAAGAAAATTAAGTCGTTAGCTTTCTAGGCCTCATTGCTTATGAATTTCTTAACGATATAGTACCTCTCAAGTCTTGAAAAGGTCAAATTGTAAGTCCATAATAAGCATATGGATAATTAAAAGATCACAATGAAACTAGGCATcaatattattaagttttagCTTTAATAATTTGccttgagtttttttttttttcaatttccacACGGTTGagggaaagaaaaggaaataaaagattggcccaaaagaaagaaaggagccCAAAAGCAATTGTCTTTAAATTATCCACAAGGCTagggaaagaagaaaaaaataaaggattggcccaaaagaaagaaaggaaaccTAACCTAAAAAAAATTTGCCTTGAGTGTTTTCTTTTCCCAATTTCTAATCTGCCCTACAGTTTCACACGgctaaaaaaaaagatagaaaacgatcaacagagagagagagagagagaacttcTCGTCGCCGTCTGCGAAACAGTACCACCTCCGATCGGATCTCCATTGCCGTCTCCACGGCCAGACTCGTCGCCGGCATTGCCAAAACAGAAGCGATCGTGAACCAGAGCTTCGTGAGAGAAGAAGGGTGAACGGCAGAGAAGGAGCCACTGCCGCGTTCCAATCGTCGTCGCTGCTTCCTACGGAAAAAAAATGCCTCACCACCATCGGTGATCAGCACCGCCGATCGACGAGTCGCGAGCGACCGCACACAGCAGATCAGAGAAAAAAAGGGGTGGGGCCCCTGGACGGAATCCGTCGCACcatttgggtgttctccttatcacaaatcaaaatcttcaatccaTTTGGGTTGGTGATTCTTGAAGCAACAACATCTAATTGTCCATGACTAAATACTGGCCTTTTCAAAAAGAGACCTACGTGAGAAAGTTATTGACCTTGACTCTTGTTAATCGTCATTGCATAAGAGACGATTAGAGGGAAtcgtcttctttgaaatttaaaaggcagTCTCAAATATGAAGGAGTTAATGCCATTTTTGGAATCAAGATTTTATGACCTGCACTACTTCCAGATAATACATTTGCTTCTAAAACATGATTTCCAAGTTTAGTAATAACCATCATTGTCCCATTACATAAACCAACTGAGTGGTCAATATTTCTCAAGAGCATAATCGGAGTTCCTACTTTCAGCCTGAGTTCATGATTAGGCACACCAGAACACTTGATCTCATTCAAAAATTCAGGCGTGTGCACATCAGCTAATAGATCAATATTTGAATATGATCTGCAAGCACTGTCAAAGCTGAAATATGTATTTCCTTCATATGTGTTTAAAGAAGTCATATATTCATTGATAGAGTCAACCACATCAAGTGTTGGAGCCAATATTGCCCTATTTTCCAAGTATGTTGgatcataaaaaatattggaGTGTGATGGATATGTACTTTCCACAATAGTTACAATGGGATCTCTAGAACATTTCAACAAATTCTCTTTTGGAATAGTAATGTTTTCACATCCAATTGTCTGCCCCTGAATTTCTCCATCTATTATGTTCACAATCCATTATGAGAATTGCTTAAGCTTTTCATAATCACTATTTGAGGATGAGCTTTGAAGTCGCATATTTTTTGTCAGACGTAACACTTTACAATACGGTCACAAGTAAgatgcatttattgttgcattaaCAATATCCTGTCTACTTCCTTTTGGGATAACTGGCAAAATTTGTCGAAAGTCTCCGTCAAAtacaatagttttccctccGAAAGGCATCTCTAAACTTTTTGGATTGCAAAAATGCAATACATCACGCATACTTCTATCAAGTGCTTCAAAGCAACGCTTatgcatcattggtgcttcatcccaaattataAGTTTGCACTTAATAATGAGTTCTGCAAGATGACTACCTTGTTTGATATTACATGTTGAATCCTCATTTGGCTTTAGGGGAATTTCAAACCTTGAATGCACAGTCCTTCCTCCGGGTAATATTAGAGAAGCTATACCACTTGAAGCAACATTATGAACTATTTCTCCCTTTGATCTCAATGCTGCCGAAATAGTTCTCCAAACAAATGTCTTTCCAGTTCCTCCATAACCGTAGACAAAAAAAACTCCTCCTTGATTTGAATTTACATCATTTATTATTGTGTTGTAGACATCATGTTGCTCATGTGTTATATTTGATACCAACTTTTTGTGCTCTTGTTTAAGTT contains these protein-coding regions:
- the LOC116015728 gene encoding uncharacterized protein LOC116015728, whose amino-acid sequence is MCYDKAKLKQEHKKLVSNITHEQHDVYNTIINDVNSNQGGVFFVYGYGGTGKTFVWRTISAALRSKGEIVHNVASSGIASLILPGGRTVHSRFEIPLKPNEDSTCNIKQGSHLAELIIKCKLIIWDEAPMMHKRCFEALDRNGEIQGQTIGCENITIPKENLLKCSRDPIVTIVESTYPSHSNIFYDPTYLENRAILAPTLDVVDSINEYMTSLNTYEGNTYFSFDSACRSYSNIDLLADVHTPEFLNEIKCSGVPNHELRLKVGTPIMLLRNIDHSVGLCNGTMMVITKLGNHVLEANVLSGSSAGHKILIPKMALTPSYLRLPFKFQRRRFPLIVSYAMTINKSQGQ